AAAGATTGTTTAGATATGAGGCTATGATCGTGACCGAGACGCTGGGTCACAATTTATTGGCTGTGTAACGAGCACATTTTTAATCGAAAGTGCTCGCGTAGCAGCACTCAATCTAGGCACATGCTCCAGACATTCGTCAGCACGTTGATAGACAATTGAATATGTTCAACATCAATGTGGTATAAGCCTAAATTGGTTTTAGTAGTTACGTCTCAGAAACCGGAGACTGCATGCTTCGTTTTTCATACTGACACCTTTTCACAATGACCATTCGTAACAAAGTACCCAGATTGGCAAAACAGGCTTTACCATTGATTGGAGTAGTTTCGTGTAAATTTTGAGCACATTCCTGTGGTTTCAAGGCCAAACAAATCTAGGCTGAATTACCAGGTAACTCACGCCGTCTTAGTTGTTCGTGTATTCAGGCTCTTTGCGTTATCAGCAATAGCATTTCTTGGTATATGCACAGCATGGTGGTCTTGCGCCGCTTAACTTATGTTAAGATTACACGTTCTTCGCTAAAATACAAGTTACAATCAAAATATTCGTAGTCCATTCCAGAAAATTTGCTGCttgtgtgtgcggggggggggggggggggatgagatTCCCCATTCGAGCCAGTTTTAAAACAGTTTTCGTGTCGGCACATGCCAAAACAATGTATTTATTGTGCACCCACTACCCATATAAGCTTCCATGAACTTGTGACCAAGAATATGATGTTGCCCTGCCAGCTTCGTGAAACAATTTAGAAGGTTTCTTGTGATTAGGAACTCACGTATGGTGCGGAAACACGCAACCTTACCAGGTGAATTAAGCAGCGTAAGAACGACGTGAACAACGTGGCGTCGTACTTGAATGGCTTGTTTTCGTATTTGGCGttaatacgtttcttttttttcaaattgaggtAATTCGCAGTCATATAAAACCAAAGAGATGATTCTACGAAGCTTGCTGCTTAAGAACGGACATTGATATTCACGAGGTCAAAGGTTCTTAACAGCATATATAAAAGGCACATGTGCAAATCCCACATATGTTGAAAAGCACACACAGCAAGCCCTCTTGAATCATCTATCAGGCCAATTAGGCGCGATAAGAATGTCTGCCACAAACAGCGGACAGACAAGCTTGTTGCCGAGTACACACAGATAACTAAAGTAAAAAAGATTAGAGTAACTAATAAACTGAAAAGATTGTACTCACTATGTCGAAATTCTGACAGAGAGAGAATAATTTATGTAAAAGATGGGTCTGTGTGGAGAAGTGATTGAGGTGAAGAGAAGTTTCCTCACTAACAAAGCTTCGCACACGCATTGCTACAGTGAGATAATTGTTGTCTTGGTGCTAGCCCAATAAAAACAATTCTGggggtttatgtgccaaaatcacaatctgATCACGAGGCACGTTGCAGAGGTGGACTCCGCAATATTCTTGAGTACTTGAGGTTCTGAACGTGCAGCCAATACAAGGTACACGTGTGTGCTTTTTTTTACATTCCACCCCCATAtagtgcggctgccgtggccaggattGAATAGCGCAGTATCATACCCTCTAAGATATCATAAGGGCTATACTAGCTCTTTTTCGGACCCAATCCCCGAACAATGTCCCCTCCATAGCCCAGTAAATCCCGTAATGTTTTCAGTGCTTCCCCTTCTCACAACAGGTGATCAGTATTTCAAGTTGCCCCTCTCTTGAAAATGCATAACATTTAACTCGCGGAAGCTATTGCGGGTGGTCGTGGTGATTCCTTTCAATCTCCGTTGACACATGGTGATGGCGTCTCTAAAGGAGTGACCTGCTCTTAAAGCGTTTATAATGACTTCTACTCCTCGAGATAGTCATCTGGGGACAAAGTCGGTGCCGTCCAATGATCGCAGCCAAGTGGTGTTCTCTGCGACGTTCCTAGAGGCGGCACCATTACCACTCCTGGACTAGCCGTATAGTATCCGGTGCGAGAAGATCAGTCGGGAGTCGTACCTCATTCGGCAGCTCATGAGGCCGCTCGTTACCGGGACTTCTAGCATTGCCTCGTATCCATTTATTGTACTTTATGACCTGTTTCCCTTAGATCGTAATGTGATAGGCAGACTTGTTGCACATTGAAGGTCTCTTCAGATCACGCAGTACGATACTGTTGCCTGAGAACAGGATAACATTTTTAATGCACATCGACACTTGTTCGCTGCCGACAATTGACCGAGCAAGATGAGCGTCGTTCAAAAACGCAAGTAGTGACTGTTAAGTCATCGCTAGTTTGAGAAGCTTGAGCTAGgggcctcctatctaaatacatgggaaaagaCAAATCGTTTTTCTCGCCAACCACTGTTAAACTGTAGCGACTGTTGCAAATGTTTCATTTAGGTCGTTAATGTTTAATAAAAATTGACTAAATTGCATGTTTTCCGAAGGCGAAACTATCAAATTGAAAACTTTGTAACTCTGGAATGAAAAACAACACAGAATTAAGTAAAGTGAACATAATTGTACATGTAAATCTAAGAACTTGTTTGTCTCGCTCTAGCACACTCACATTGCTTTTTAATCTGTTTTTAATATAAATAAATTCATCGTCATATAAAACCTCTCATATGATTCCTCTAGACTTGCTGCGTAACAAGCGGCCGTTGATATTCAAAAGGACAGAGGCGCCTAATTGTATACATAAAAAGCTCGGGGTGCATATCCCACACATGTTGAAAAGCACGTTGCTAATAAATCTTGAGAACTTTAAAGATAGTCACACACACAGGTTTTCTGGAATCATCTAAGAGCTAATTAAGCCCCAGAAGACCGTCAGCAGAGAACACCCGCCACAAGAGGTCGTTGCTGAGTAGAATTAGAGAATTAAACAAAAAAATACTAACTACGTCAACATTCTGATAGACAGAGAATAATTTATTGAAATGATGGCTGTGTGTCTGTGGCGGGAAGTGGTATAGGGGAAGAGATGCATCCTCAATTAAGCTCCGCATACGCAGCACCATAATGTGATAAGCATCTTTTTAAGCTAGCCCAATTAATAAGTGTGGGGTGGTGCGGGGAATCTGGAAAGTAGTAATGGTCGTAGCGGTAACGTTCGAAAATGCCATTCTacgcttaaaatcggatatcttgtcggtgTTTGAAATTAACCAAAACTCGATAGGCCGGTTGGCCTTGGGAGCCCACGAAAaactacaaatgaggcagtgcagggtgacatcggttgggcctcttttgaaatcagagaagcacagaggaaactaggcaggcaaaacaatgttttagacctccaacgtcgtaaatataggcacaagaattttttacataaatacaaataatttcaaacgaagacgtgcgcggcctatatctacgataggaaaacaagaaatgttattgtctatggtGGCACAAAGGCTCCAACAGTTGAACAttgccgtgcaattgtcccataaaactgctggactaatgacgatcaattggcttcattcaataagcacactgctcatattcatgttgaatggccactgtactcgagcgtcgcatatagtgaaacaggcatgagaAAGAATACTTCgcagctgggaatactgattaaaaaaactgatactttatgtctgcctgacgcaattaaattaagacacaacaaaaacagacaaataacaaatgcaagagagactacgatttattaagaaattagcatgttcttacatgaggactgttaggtacatctcttcgcaattttctcatatacaatgacattatccgaatagTACAGGCCAGatgtcccaacactgccaaatacacttccgcccatttcaAGTGCACATTTTTGAAGAAATATATTTGGAGAGTACGCGGAACGTAGtttaagaatcactgtgaagattgtggaaacaatagcaaactaccagcttctccacatttttggattcaaaattgtgcctctggtcactgagaatgatctcgtaagttgagaaggaacgcccgacggcggtgaacaccttaaaaagtaaattacaagcaaaacaaaagccgcgggcacatcatatttttctttcttcttttgctcttcactctcctttctcCTGGCGGCTGTCcgtggtttcgcattcgccaaccgctcgcgcgatgtcagcgcggcggcatatgctggccggcgcgtcccatttcaatgctgctagcagtttttccgggagttggttgaactaaaaaACTAGGTTGAACCctatagagttccgaacagtcaatgttgcccggtaacataaataacgatctctaactgcactcgaaagcgaaacttgaggctaaatagtgttcatataggcgccgatattgaagataggcgtttataggcatttataggcatttaggcacaaacgccgaaataggcatttataggcactataaaaacagtataaaagcccttcttaacctctaattcatgctcatatatcaaagtggggcgataggagcgcaaggaacaaaaaaggcatttgcctaaaatccggtctctagtcatgaCACTTGATCCAGCCAAGACAAACAACAGTGCTGCGGCGACGCGAACTGGTGTGGACTGCGCAGTAAGGTGCattgatcatcatcataatcatcatcatcatcatcatcagcctatattttatgtccactgcaggactaaggcctttccctgcgacctccaattacccatgtcttgcgctagcgtattccaacttgcgcctgcaaatttcctaacttcatcaccccatctggttttctggcctcctcgactgcgcttcccttccttcggtatccaatctgtaactccaatggtccaccgtttatccatcctacgcattacatggcctgcccagctccatttcttccgcttaatgtcaactacaatatcggctagcCCCGCTTGCTGTCTGATCAACACCACTCTattcctgtctcataacgttgtaacatttttcgttccatcgctccttgtgcggtccttaacttgttctcgagattctttgttaacctccaagtttctgccccatatgttagcaccggtaaaatggaatgattgtacacttttcttttcaatgacagcggTAAGGTCCCAGGCAGGActtggcaatgccttccgtatgcactccgacccagttttattcttctgtaaatttctttctgatgatcagggtctcctgtgagtaatcgacctagataaacgttctcctttagagactctataggctgactggtgatcctgaattcttgttcccttgcaaggctattgaatattatgtTTGTCtcctgtatattaatcttcaaccgcactcttcgactttctcggttaaggtcctcaatcatttactgcaattcgtccccattgttgctgaataggacaatgtcaactgcaaaccaaaggttgctgagatatttgccgttcatcctcactcctaagccttcccagtctaagagcttgaatatttcttccaagcatgcagtgaatagcattgcagagactgtgtctccttgcctgacccctttcttgataggtaacttgcTGCTTTTTTTGTAGAAAACCATGGTTGCTATGCAATCATTACAGATATtagccaagatattcacgtatgcctcatatactccttaattacgcaatgcatctatgactgctggtatctctactctATCAAATgattttcataatctacgaaagccatatagagagttgattgtactccgcagatttctctgttACCTGTTTGATGACATGGACATAATTGatggtagaatatcccttcctgaagctgcATTGATAACCCAACCAAATTACTGCAGATGGTGGTACCAGGAGTGCTGAGGGCGTTCCGTTCATCATAAGCAGTTTACCTCTTCTTAGAACCTcgtccatccgtgtcgaaccattataAACCGTGTTCAAATGACTCCAGTGGCAGCACGTACTGATCAAACGTACCATAGCATAGCCGCGCGGAGCgcatcttgaaaacgatctgcgaagCTGATAGAGAGTGACGAATGCTGGTAGCTCCACACGCTATGTTTTCTCCGCTTCACGTTAAAGAGAGACGCGCAGGTccatatcttcaaagcgatctgcgaaagaGCAAGCTGCGCTGAGATATTCATGAGCGCTGCGTTCTTGCCGCTTCATTCGTGTTGAAGccacaggcagcacgaaggtaaagtcgctcgctgctacaggctctatcttgaaaacgatcgtcTTACAGGAATGACCGACGCACTGACGGgaagttttctcgttgggtaaggaTGGACAGGTATGGGGACCGTCGGTATGATTCGCTCTTCAGTGAGGATCTTAAAAGCCAACTCGGGTCTCTACGCATGTGttacttggtatgtgccactcttctcTGAACATAtgtgacgccaacttgggtcaccagGTATGTGACACAGGGTTTGTGTGGATGGGTATGCCCAATTCTGTGATGATAAAAAAATTTAGTTTTCCAAGTGCTCAGCGAAATCCTAAAGAcgtcaaaaagtcgcagtttcgcccgaaaggcgaagcatcgatggcaATAGAAAATTTACTAGTACAGTATACGGataaaggatagtagttttatgggctgcataaacttggtcacattggcttactaactgaattaacaagcatggttttgtaggagagacgtgacggcggctgtacgagccgtgccgtcgtcccctactcagaaggcgaaggcggcgagccgagcgacggggctgcgacgaccagcgtggctggcttttggaacgacactgcgcgtgccgagcttgcgcttcgagcacgcgctgcgcttctttatttttttctttctttgatagccggcgccaaggcaccggctgagagcgccgaacaaagcgctccgcgctgcggcgtcggtgggcgctacagggccccacgcccagacggaacgtcgaaatggcgagCCAGTTGAGTCCTGATTGAAAATCGTCCGTggccagtccgagtcgtcaacgtgaAGGCATCGGGTCACTGCCACCAttcaggcgggcggcactgggagctccgcaagggtcgagggactcgctgaacggacgctgttgggaggggcgcgtccaACCGACGATATAGTGATCGGCCCATGCGTCTTGAAGGAGGAACGGGGAGGCCTGTGAGGCGAATGGTGCGCCGGCGGTACCCGCGCGAGCGTTGTCGGCGCCGTATCACGTACCGCACCGTTGCGTGGCGTGTAAGGTGCGCGCCCGAGCGATGGAGTGCTGAACCGGCCACGACGTGTGCATTGCACGGGGATGTGGCATACCTTGTCGGGAGGCGACATTCATCCAGTGCAGCAGGTGATGATGCGCATCGTGAGGAAGCCACTGGCCGGCAGGGCAAAGTGGGTTCAGGGGCCACAGGAGCGTCCGGTGGTTCGGTGAGGATGCCTGACGTGGGATGTAGTGGGGGTCGCAGAAGGTCGTGACCCATGTCCGCGGTGGCGTTAgccggcagagtcggaggcagtggAATCGGCGCGGTGCCGAGCTCGCACGCCGCCACGGAGACCGGCTCAGCGGACCGCGTGGACGGTTCGGGTGTCGTTGTTGCAGGAGCGATGGCATTGCAGACAGGCCCGATGGCATGCGGCAtggtagccggcgttgggtcggtgaTGTCTCCACTGTCGCCCGCCATCattgggggcgagaaaggcgatgaggtggccggtgtcatggtcgcGACGATACCCTCGGCGACGCCATgatgcgcgtactcgcacgacaGAGACCCcgggagagagccggaggccggggactgtgcggtagcgcatcgggtggtcgccgagacggtatcggggcaagttgagggaggaaggcttgcctgatggtggctaacgggcgcaggagcagacgatTCTGGTGCTGGGGGTGAGGGCGCCGGCAgagatgactcgcgcaccgcgcggtctacctctggaagagggtggtagacagcaccgaagaagtcgagcacgcgctgccgcagttcgtcgtacgggcgcgggccaggcaatggaacgccgaggtggagctggagagcaagcggcaggacgtcgaggagtaccgcgtgcttgaactcctggatctagatgtggttaagctccagagccgcctcgaactgagcgaactatgcgccgacgtagctggaccaGAATGaaggcagtggtgggtcgaactgcggctccggccagtgagccatggcagcgtgtcgctcggtggaacgcgcgttctcccgggtcaccaatgtaggataGACGTGACGgtggctgtacgagccgtgccgtcgtcccctactcagaaggcgaaggcggcgagccgagcgacggggctgcgacgaccagcgtggctggcttttagaacgacactgcgcgtgccgagcttgcgcttcgagcacgcgctgcgcttctttatttttttctttctttgatagccggcgccaaggcaccggctgagagcgccgaacaaagcgctccgcgctgcggcgtcggtgggcgctacagtttCAGCGCGCTGAAGCAAACATGAAtcgatctcactcgatgaccgtagaTAAGCACTGTCAAAATGcgggcgtgagcaagcgtggttggagcagtgaccgaaggttcgtgtggtctattgcttcaacggaaactgaggggcgaaaatacagcgcatacaaaggtcagagccgtgtggagatccctttcaagatacggtgcgcgcgacagtcctcagccgcgcaaagtacaattACGCGATTcccggcagagtagaagccgagcaccctccctcccgcgctgccttcccgctttcctcctttcgcgtaggagattgagttgccagttccccttgcgcccaggcgcaagatacacatttagtgccacagctaaacgtcgcctcccctccctccgtcccctgtccccccacggcctttcgcacgactaGAGACGTCGTATTTGCTCTCGgcctgcgttcgctctccgtgaaagcgcgcgtccctcacgtgctttcactcgcacatacaccctAACGGCGCCCAGCGACGAGTTTGtggccgttggactttatacgtaacctcacggtgacggggacggcaggaatgcgcttgga
This region of Dermacentor silvarum isolate Dsil-2018 chromosome 5, BIME_Dsil_1.4, whole genome shotgun sequence genomic DNA includes:
- the LOC119454130 gene encoding platelet glycoprotein Ib alpha chain-like, whose protein sequence is MTPATSSPFSPPMMAGDSGDITDPTPATMPHAIGPVCNAIAPATTTPEPSTRSAEPVSVAACELGTAPIPLPPTLPANATADMGHDLLRPPLHPTSGILTEPPDAPVAPEPTLPCRPVASSRCASSPAALDECRLPTRFKLA